Within Amycolatopsis sp. FDAARGOS 1241, the genomic segment CGACCGAGGCCGGCGGCGCGCCGCAGGGGTACCTGTTCACCCCCGCCGCGCCCGTGCCGCGCAGCACGCCGCCGGACAAGGTGCCGAAGCTCGTCACCGACAGCGCGCACGCGACGGACGGCAAGCTGAACGCGCAGATCCAGACGCCCGACGGCCGCGTCAGCTCCGCGAGCCAGACGCTGCCCGCCGCGCCTGGCTCCGTCTTCACGCTCTCGGCGTACACGGGTTCCGTCGGCTCGGCCCTGTCCGAGCGCGGGAACGCGCAGTCGGCCGGCCTGCGCTTCACGGATGCCACGGGCCGGACGCTGCTGGAGAAGGCGCAGGACGTCACGCACGACGTGACCTCGGACGGCAAGCTGGCGCGCCAGGACTTCCCGGCGCAGACGGCGCCCGAGAAGACGGCGAACGTCACCTTCTTCGCCAGCACCAACCACAACTGGGTGCTGTGGGACTGCGTCGACCTGCAGGAAGCGGCGTACACGGTGAAGGAAGAGGTGCAGAACCCCATCACCGGCGAATGGGGTGCGTCCGCGACCATCCCGGCCGGCGAAACCGCGCACTACCGCACGACTGTGACGAACTCGGGCACGGCACCACTGACCGGCGTGCTCGTGAAGGACTCGTGGTGCACGGGCCTGCCGGGGGCGTTCGACCTGGCGCCCGGTGCGTCGCGACAGCTGCCGTGCGACCACCCGAACCTGGCCGAGAACGACACGGGCCACGTCAACAAGGTCACCGTCACCGGCGTCAAGGCGCCGAGCGGTCCGCTCACCGACCAGACGGCGACCGCGTCGATCACCGTGACTCCC encodes:
- a CDS encoding SdrD B-like domain-containing protein; this translates as MRRVGKVAIGRSAGASACTFVLAGALVVVLPGVFSGSAAPVASANRVAPACGGVAPNPSVEQTTEAGGAPQGYLFTPAAPVPRSTPPDKVPKLVTDSAHATDGKLNAQIQTPDGRVSSASQTLPAAPGSVFTLSAYTGSVGSALSERGNAQSAGLRFTDATGRTLLEKAQDVTHDVTSDGKLARQDFPAQTAPEKTANVTFFASTNHNWVLWDCVDLQEAAYTVKEEVQNPITGEWGASATIPAGETAHYRTTVTNSGTAPLTGVLVKDSWCTGLPGAFDLAPGASRQLPCDHPNLAENDTGHVNKVTVTGVKAPSGPLTDQTATASITVTPLPLIDKVGDRAWRDDNRNGLQDDGEPGVPDIPVTLKDGAGSTLAATKTGADGTYAFDKRKDGTYQVCFDVSHLPDGLTVTKAAAGDPAKDSDADTTTGCTAAFTLGGDHRENLDEDLGLAPPPPPPPAPAPSSTTPPPPPTP